The genomic DNA CCAAGGTGCGCCGGCGCTCACCTTCCTCCAGCCTCCACAGCCTCGCCAGGCTGCTCGACGGACCGCCGTGGAGACCTGCTGAGGGCGTGGCAGCACGCGGCGTCTCGTCACCCTCAGACCCGCCGCGTGCCGTACCAGCGCACCAGCACTCCCCTGAAACGGTTGCTCCTGGACGCGATCCATGGGTTCTACCTGCAGGCCCTGGCTCggctgccggccggcgagctgcGGTCCCGCTTCCACCGCAGCCTGCTCAAGGCCGGCCACTGCTACGGCCCGCGCGCTCGATCCCGTCTCCAACATAATC from Setaria italica strain Yugu1 chromosome VII, Setaria_italica_v2.0, whole genome shotgun sequence includes the following:
- the LOC101786805 gene encoding uncharacterized protein LOC101786805; this encodes MERRSLDGMVIFLTRFFPYLADSEAERYLLLADADLLVATRIIVMDRRMKRFGSSERATEEAFRMALKCAALAARHPDPDRLVGSWLTISNRLDEAVRLGAKVRRRSPSSSLHSLARLLDGPPWRPAEGVAARGVSSPSDPPRAVPAHQHSPETVAPGRDPWVLPAGPGSAAGRRAAVPLPPQPAQGRPLLRPARSIPSPT